The stretch of DNA CCGACCAAGCATCACGCAAGTGTCTAATGGCCCTCGGCAGACCATCTGTCATAATGAAACCGTGAGCAACATCATGCACAGCACCACGTGTAAGCGCCTCATCGCTGTTGTTTCCTCGTTTGCGATGATGGCGGCATTTTCGGCTTGCGGTGACAATACCCCAGCTGATACCACCGGAGCCACCAAAGGCAAGAATTCCGGCATTTCCGGCGAGTTTCATGGCGCCGGTGCCTCTTCACAGCAGGGTGCCGTGGAAGCGTGGATCGCCACGTACCAAGGCAAAAACCGCAATGCGAAAATCGCCTATAACCCTTCCGGTTCCGGTGCCGGGGTCTCCACGTTTTTGACCGGTGCCATCGCTTGGGCGGGGACCGACGCCCCGTTGAGCGAAGAGCAGGTGGAGCTCTCCAAAAGCGTCTGTAAATCCGGCAGCGCTTTCGACGTTCCCGTTTACGTTTCCCCGATTGCGGTGGTATTCAATCTCAAAGGCATTTCAGGGCAGGGCAAGCACCTGAATATGGACGCCGGCGTCATCGCGCGTATTTTCGACGGGAAGATCACCCAGTGGAACGACGAGGCCATCAAGGCCGAAAACCCCAAGGTGAGCCTGCCTGCCACGCCGATCACCGTGGTCCATCGTTCCGACAAATCCGGTACGACCAATAATTTCACTTCCTATCTCAAGGCCGCCGCGCCGAACGACTGGGGCCACGATCCGCAGGAAAACTGGCCGAACGAGGTCGGTCAGGCCGCCAAAGGCACCGACGGCGTGGTCAGTAGCATCGGCCAGGCCGACGGCACCATCGGTTACGCGGACCTCGCCAAGGCCGGCAATTTCGGCACGGTCAGCGTCAAAGTAGGTTCCGATTACGTCGCGCCCGCCGCTGATGCCGCTGCGAAAACCGTCAACGCCTCGCCGTTGCGCGCAATGCCCAAGGGGAGCAAACGCGTGGTGGTGAACGTGGACTATGCCACGGATAGTGCAGGCGACTATCCGGTGGTCTCCTCCTCGTACGTAGTGGCGTGCCCGGCTTACAAAGACGCGAAAACCGGCTTGTTCGTGCGTGACTGGCTGGGTTATGTCTTGAGCGACAGCGGCCAGAAAGTGGCTGCGGACAACACCGGCTCGGCCGCTCTTGGGGGAGCGTTGACGCAGAGGGCTTTGAAATCCGTCAATACGATACAGGCAAAATAGTTTGGTACTTGTAGACGAAGAATTGAATATACGAATATCTGAATAATCGAATAACTGAATAACGGAATAATCGAAATAGCTAACAATTAGTCCAAAGATATTATCAAGCAGACAAATACATAGCTTACTGGACGAGATTATCACGAGATCATTCGGTAGACGAAACAATCCGACCCAACGATTCACTTTTTCCGGAAACCGGTTGGTTGCAGGATTGCAAAACCGATTCGGCTCGCTTCAAACTTCGAGTAAGGAAAAGCATGGCGAATATATCTGAAAGTAGCAGCGTGGGGCAGGTGGTGTCTGCGGCCACGGGCCAGGTCAGCGCGACTTTAAGCGCTCCGGCCGGTGGTGGTGCAGGCGGTCGCCGAGACGGCCTTGATTTCAGCAATGCCAAACCGTCCAAACACAGCCAAGACAAGGTTTTTCACGCCCTGGCCGTCGGTTGCGGCGCTTTGATCCTGGTGGCTTTGGGCGCTGTGGTGCTCTTCCTGCTGCTGCGTGCCTGGCCGATTTTCGCTGGCCCGCAGGACCGGACTGCTGCGGTTTTCGCCTCCTTAAGCGGCGGCAAAGCGCACGGGTTCTGGCAATATGTCGGGCCTCTGGTGTTCGGTACGGTGGTGATTGCGGCGCTGGCGCTGGCGATCGCCTTTTTTGTCGCCGTCGGTGTTGCGCTGTTCATCACGTTTTACGCACGCAAGCGCATCCAAACGGTGCTCAATTACGTCGTCGACCTGCTGGCCGCGATCCCCTCGGTCATCTATGGCCTGTGGGGCGCGCTGGTACTGGTGCCGGCGACCTACCCGTTCTGGGCTTGGGTTTCCACACATCTGGGCTGGATTCCGCTCTTTGCGGGACCCGCCGCGAACCCGCCGCGCACCGTCGCCAGCGCCGCGGTGATTCTGGCCATCATGATCATGCCGATCATCACCTCGATGACCCGTGACATTTTCGCTGCTACCCCGCGGCTCAATCAGGAGGCGGCGCTCGCGCTCGGAGCGACCAAATGGGAGATGATCAAGCTGACCGCCCTGCCGTTCGCGCGGTCGGGCATGGTTTCGGCCTCGATGCTCGCACTCGGACGCGCGCTGGGGGAGACGATGGCGGTGATGATGGTGCTTTCGCCGGGCATGACCTATTCGTGGCACTGGCTTGAGGCCTCGAAAAGCCAGACCATCGCCGCCAACATCGCCGCGCAATATCCCGAGGCCGATTCGCTCGGTGTCTCCGCCTTGATCGCCACCGGTCTGGTCTTGTTTGTGATCACCTTCGGGGTGAATCTCCTTGCCAGACGTATTACAAAGAGGGGAGGTGCGCGATGAACGATACAACCGCTGAAGTCGAACGTTCCCTGCATTCTGGGAATCACGGCAATTATGCTAAAGCCGAACGTTCCTTGGGTTCCGGAAATTGCGGCAGCCATGCTGAAGTCTTAGGAAAGACGAACGAGGATGATGCAATTGTCGCTTCGCAATGCGTTCCTCCGACTCCTGATTTCTCGAAGTTCAGGCCATCGGAAGCCCTGCTCAAACGCCGCGAGTTCAAGAGCCGGATCATGGCCGGAATCATCGGCCTCGCTTTTGTCATTGCCATGATTCCGCTGATTTCGTTGCTCTGGACCACCATCGCTCGCGGTGTCAAACGGCTCAATCTGAACTTCCTGACATTCAACATGTCCGGCGTCATCGGCGGCTTGCCGACACCAACCGGGGGTCACGGCGGTATCGAACACGCGATCATCGGCACGCTC from Bifidobacterium sp. ESL0800 encodes:
- the pstS gene encoding phosphate ABC transporter substrate-binding protein PstS, with the translated sequence MHSTTCKRLIAVVSSFAMMAAFSACGDNTPADTTGATKGKNSGISGEFHGAGASSQQGAVEAWIATYQGKNRNAKIAYNPSGSGAGVSTFLTGAIAWAGTDAPLSEEQVELSKSVCKSGSAFDVPVYVSPIAVVFNLKGISGQGKHLNMDAGVIARIFDGKITQWNDEAIKAENPKVSLPATPITVVHRSDKSGTTNNFTSYLKAAAPNDWGHDPQENWPNEVGQAAKGTDGVVSSIGQADGTIGYADLAKAGNFGTVSVKVGSDYVAPAADAAAKTVNASPLRAMPKGSKRVVVNVDYATDSAGDYPVVSSSYVVACPAYKDAKTGLFVRDWLGYVLSDSGQKVAADNTGSAALGGALTQRALKSVNTIQAK
- the pstC gene encoding phosphate ABC transporter permease subunit PstC — translated: MANISESSSVGQVVSAATGQVSATLSAPAGGGAGGRRDGLDFSNAKPSKHSQDKVFHALAVGCGALILVALGAVVLFLLLRAWPIFAGPQDRTAAVFASLSGGKAHGFWQYVGPLVFGTVVIAALALAIAFFVAVGVALFITFYARKRIQTVLNYVVDLLAAIPSVIYGLWGALVLVPATYPFWAWVSTHLGWIPLFAGPAANPPRTVASAAVILAIMIMPIITSMTRDIFAATPRLNQEAALALGATKWEMIKLTALPFARSGMVSASMLALGRALGETMAVMMVLSPGMTYSWHWLEASKSQTIAANIAAQYPEADSLGVSALIATGLVLFVITFGVNLLARRITKRGGAR